CCGTCTCGGACAAACCCATCCAGGCGATTTCCGGATCGGTATAAGCGACCGACGGAATCGCGCGCGCGTCGAAAGCCGTCTTGTGCCCGCAGATGATCTCGGCCGCCAGCTTGCCTTCGTGCGTCGCCTTGTGCGCAAGCATAGGCTCGCCGACGATATCGCCAATGGCAAAGATGTGCGCAACATTGCTGCGCATCCGCGCATCGACGCGAATGAAGCCGCGTTCGTCCACTGCGACGCCGGCCTTCTGCGCTGCTATGGTCTTGCCGTTGGGGCGACGGCCGATTGCGAGCAATACCTGATCGAAGACTTGCGGATCCCGAGCCGAGCCGGCGGGCGTGGACGCGCTTTCGAAGCGCACCAAGAGGCCCGCGTCTTGCGGTTCGATTGCAGACACTTTCGTATTCAGCAGAATATTTTCGTAGCGTGCGGCGATCCGCTTATGCAGCGGCTTCACCAGATCGCGATCGACACCGGGCAGCAGGCTATCGGTCATTTCGACGACGCTGATCGTGCTGCCAAGCGCATCGTAAAAGCACGCCATCTCGAGCCCGATAATGCCGCCGCCGATGACCAGCAGGCGGCGCGGAATGCTGTCGAGCGCCAGCGCGCTCGTCGAATCGAGCAGGCGCGCATCATGGTAAGGCAGGTTGGGCAGACGCGTCGCCTCCGATCCTGCGGCGATCACGGCTTGCTCGAAACGCACCGTTTTCGTACCCTCGGCCGTCTCGACGCGCAGGGTATGCGGCGACGCGAATTGCCCAACCCCGCGCAACACGCGGACTTTGCGACGCTCGGCGAGTCCGGCGAGGCCCTTGGTCAGCTTCGCCACTACGCCGTTTTTCCATCCGCGCAAACGAGCGAGATCGATTTCGGGCTTGCTGAAAGTGACCCCGCAATGCCCGAGATCGTCCGCTTCGGCGATGACTTTGGCCACGTGCAACAGCGCTTTCGACGGGATGCAGCCGACATTCAGACAAACTCCGCCGAGCGCCGCATGGCGCTCGACCAGCACCACGTTCTTGCCGAGATCCGCTGCGCGAAACGCCGCCGTATAGCCGCCGGGGCCGGCGCCGAGGACGAGCACTTCGGCTTGGAAATCGCCGTCCTCATGAGTCTCGCGAGCCTCCTGGAATTCGCCCTGCCCTTTTTTTCCAAAGGGAGGTAAATGCGGCGCATCGGCGTCTTCCGGGTTCCTGGCAGATGCGTCATCTTCTGTTTTTGCAATTGGCGATGGCGAAGCCCCCGCAGCGACATCCCCGGAATCACCGGCAGTCTCTGCGCTGCCCCCCTTTGAAAAGGAGGGGGTGGGGGGATTCGCGCCGGCAGCCGCGTCGCCCGTCGTCTCCAGCCGCAAAATCAAACGACCTTCAGAAACCCTGTCGCCAACCTTGACTTGCAATTCGCTGACCACACCGGCTTGCGGCGACGGGATGTCCATGGTCGCCTTGTCCGATTCCAGGGTGATCAGCGAATCTTCGGCCTGCACCGCGTCGCCGGGTTTGACCAGAATCTCGATGACCGGAATGTCCTTGAAATCGCCGATATCCGGCATCAGGACATCGATCCTGCTCATGATGCGCGATTCCTCATCAGGAGATGCGCGCTTCGCGCCCGATCAGACACGCACCTGACCCTCGCCGAGCACGATATATTTCTGCGACGTCAGCCCTTCGAGTCCGACCGGGCCGCGCGCGTGGATCTTGTCGGTCGAGATGCCGATTTCCGCGCCGAGACCGTATTCGAAACCGTCGGCGAAACGCGTAGACGCATTCACCATCACCGAACTCGAATCGACTTCGCGCAGAAAGCGGCGCGCGCGCGAATAGTCTTCGGTGACAATCGCATCGGTGTGCCGCGAGCTGTAGGTGTTGATGTGCTCTATCGCCTGGTCGAGACCGGAAACCACACGCACGCTCAGAATCGGCGCCAGATACTCGGTCGACCAGTCTTGCTCGCTTGCCGCTTTCATCTGCGGAACCAGTTTGCGCGCTGCCTCGTCGCCGCGCAGCTCCACGCCTTTGTCGAAATATATCCTGCACAATTGCGTCAGCACCGGCTTGGCAACGTCCTGCGCGACCAGCAGCGTCTCCATCGTGTTGCAAGTGCCGTAGCGTTGGGTTTTGGCGTTGTCGGCGATGCGCACTGCCTTGTCGAGATCGGCGCGATCGTCGATATAAACGTGGCATATGCCGTCGAGATGCTTGATGACGGGAATCCGCGCATCGTTCGCTATGCGTTCGATCAACCCCTTGCCGCCGCGCGGCACGATGACATCAACATAGTCGTGCATGGCGATCAATTCGCCCACGGCGGCGCGATCGGTCGTCTCGACGATTTGCACCGCGGCTTCCGGCAGCCCAGCCGCCCGCAGACCTTCATGAACGCAAACTGCGATCGCCTGATTGGATTTGATCGCCTCCGAGCCGCCGCGCAGAATCGCCGCGTTGCCGGATTTCAGGCACAAGCCAGCCGCATCGGCGGTGACGTTCGGGCGCGATTCGTAAATGATCGCGACCACCCCGAGCGGCACGCGCATCTTGCCCACCTGAATGCCCGAAGGCCGGTAATTCAGGCCGCTGATTTCGCCGATCGGATCGGCGAGCTGCGCGATCTGCCGCAACCCTTCGGCCATCGCGACGACTCCTTTTTGCGAGAGCAGAAGGCGGTCGAGCATGGCCGCGTCGAGGCCGCTGCCGCGTGCACGCTCCATATCCTCGCGATTGGCGGAAAGCAGGCGTTCGGCGTCGCGCACGATCGCATCGGCCATCGCGTTCAGCGCTTTGTTTTTGGTTGCGGTATCGGCGCGCGCCATGAGGCGTGAAGCTTCGCGCGCGGCACGGCCGACGCCGTGCATGTAGGATTGGATATCCATCGAGATGTGCTCCAGAACGAGTGATTATAGTCCCGCAAAAAGACCG
The sequence above is a segment of the Burkholderiales bacterium genome. Coding sequences within it:
- the lpdA gene encoding dihydrolipoyl dehydrogenase produces the protein MSRIDVLMPDIGDFKDIPVIEILVKPGDAVQAEDSLITLESDKATMDIPSPQAGVVSELQVKVGDRVSEGRLILRLETTGDAAAGANPPTPSFSKGGSAETAGDSGDVAAGASPSPIAKTEDDASARNPEDADAPHLPPFGKKGQGEFQEARETHEDGDFQAEVLVLGAGPGGYTAAFRAADLGKNVVLVERHAALGGVCLNVGCIPSKALLHVAKVIAEADDLGHCGVTFSKPEIDLARLRGWKNGVVAKLTKGLAGLAERRKVRVLRGVGQFASPHTLRVETAEGTKTVRFEQAVIAAGSEATRLPNLPYHDARLLDSTSALALDSIPRRLLVIGGGIIGLEMACFYDALGSTISVVEMTDSLLPGVDRDLVKPLHKRIAARYENILLNTKVSAIEPQDAGLLVRFESASTPAGSARDPQVFDQVLLAIGRRPNGKTIAAQKAGVAVDERGFIRVDARMRSNVAHIFAIGDIVGEPMLAHKATHEGKLAAEIICGHKTAFDARAIPSVAYTDPEIAWMGLSETAAKANAASGNNETSFDSAVFPWAASGRALAQDRSEGMTKLLFDRGSRKLLGAGIVGPNAGELIAETVLALEMGADIEDLALTIHPHPTLSETIFFAAEIAAGSITDLMPRK
- a CDS encoding glutamate-5-semialdehyde dehydrogenase; this translates as MDIQSYMHGVGRAAREASRLMARADTATKNKALNAMADAIVRDAERLLSANREDMERARGSGLDAAMLDRLLLSQKGVVAMAEGLRQIAQLADPIGEISGLNYRPSGIQVGKMRVPLGVVAIIYESRPNVTADAAGLCLKSGNAAILRGGSEAIKSNQAIAVCVHEGLRAAGLPEAAVQIVETTDRAAVGELIAMHDYVDVIVPRGGKGLIERIANDARIPVIKHLDGICHVYIDDRADLDKAVRIADNAKTQRYGTCNTMETLLVAQDVAKPVLTQLCRIYFDKGVELRGDEAARKLVPQMKAASEQDWSTEYLAPILSVRVVSGLDQAIEHINTYSSRHTDAIVTEDYSRARRFLREVDSSSVMVNASTRFADGFEYGLGAEIGISTDKIHARGPVGLEGLTSQKYIVLGEGQVRV